GCCCTGCGAGCCGGGGCTCATGGTTTTGTGGCCAAGACCGCAAGCCCCGAGGAAATCCTTTCCGCCATTGAAAATATCCTCCGCGGCGAACTTTTCCTTCCCAAAGACGTGGGCCTCACCTCCCGCGAACGGGAGATCCTTTCCCTTTTGGTTCAGGGGCTACGCCTCGCCGAGATCGCCGAAAAACTTGGGATCTCCCAAAAGACCGTGGAATCCCACCTGGAAAACCTCAAGGAAAAACTGGGTTGCCGAAGTGTCCCCGAGCTTCGGGCTCTGGCCATGCGCTGGCAAACTCCTACGGATTCCCCATCGCCCAGGGACTAAAGCGAAGTAGGATTTAACCTGTGCGGGTTTTGGTGGTGG
This Methanomassiliicoccales archaeon DNA region includes the following protein-coding sequences:
- a CDS encoding response regulator transcription factor, which translates into the protein RKAAELQPDLVLWDLLMPAGGLEGLRRLREKLPEAKILVLTALDAPGLGPEALRAGAHGFVAKTASPEEILSAIENILRGELFLPKDVGLTSREREILSLLVQGLRLAEIAEKLGISQKTVESHLENLKEKLGCRSVPELRALAMRWQTPTDSPSPRD